aaccacaaaaatgcaggaacagaacagacagctctcgaaaatcacagtgttagaaacaccgtgttcgagcgcaaatttgagtaacctcattaaaatctctgggagtgttgtaccgcggttagtacggcactcggggcactgtgctaatagcggtaaaaagcggtgtgtgtgagagtggcctgcggggctacaaacaaatcttcatgtagtgcaggaaatgcgtcatgtttggaaagattacgccaagggacagatcatgtatgcagcacgatctaggtatgggtgcgggggcgtgtggggtggaggcccggggtgggggggccccaagctgaacttttgcacccgggcccctgagcctttaggtacacccctggTATGCACTAATGTCTATGGTCAGCTTATGGTTGCTGCTACACATGATTATTGTTTTAGTGAACCGAAACATTAGAATCCTGTTTTAAGTCAAATTATACTAAAAGTTTAGCTCAGCACAAACCTGAACCTCGAGCAGTTCATCtcagccaaacccactaaaataataataattcttcatctttactttttttcccaTCTTCTTCATTATTTTTCCTCCTACTACTTCattctttttttctcctcctccttctttgtCCTCGATCGTTATCCTCCTccattttttcataatttttctCCTTCTTTATTAATTTAcattccttttcttctttatccTCTTCTTTCTTTTGCTTATTTTACTTCTTCATCTCATactgtctttttcttcttctcctttaccttctttttccatttttcttctttgtttttttcttcactaTTTTTGCCTTAAAACAGCTCCAAAATGCTTAGATACACTGCTAGGTaaccttctttatttttttccttcttcttttgcacccttttttatatactttttcatTATTCTTCTTTTGTCTCCTTCTGTTTTGTTCTTGGCTTGGTTTAAAGTAATTTagataaaacaaaacattttgctCAAATTCGGCAAACCggctaaaccaaacttttgaaaagttgactTATCACTACACACTTATGGTTGCCTTGGACGTGCTATTGTTCTCAAGCTGCAAATCCAAGTTCACCATGGGAATTAACAGTAAACTGCTAGTTAACAAACATAACCTGCGGCAGCAGACACATGTAAGAGTACCCTACAGTGCCACTCACAAACTATTATTTATACAGCAGTGTACAATAGTGTTTGCAATACAACCACTGTCTGTTTCTGCAGATTCAGCTACCTGTAGAGAACTGAAGACTCTGATGGGCCCTGCATAACTATGATAGGAAGTAATAAGATAAATGTCTTCTGCATTTGTACATGGCTTACATGATTTGCATTAATGAAATAAATATCATTGTTGAATTTATGGAAATATTGCATTGACATTTTTCTGTACTACCTTACTATCTACAGTTTCCGAATTGCAGCAGCATACTATGGAGGAGCAGGACAACCTGAACACAAAGGTGGCCAACCTCAGTAATTTGATCGGTAAGACAATGTCTAGATGGTTCTAAGTGACCATGGAGGTATCCACAAACTTCTCTAGCTTGTCCTGAAGTTTCAGAAAATTAGCTGTGGAGTCTGTGAGCTAGGGTGAGGGCGGTCTCTAATCCTGTCTCATACATTTTACTTAGTTCCCCTTTCCTCTCAGCAGGATTTAAACAGCTAATCTCAGACTTAATGAGATTTGTATAAATCTATAGgcattgagctccccctagtggcagtgCAGGTATACAGTATGAACATTTCCCTGCAAGCAGGGTAAGCAGTTCAGTGTAAGGCCCCTTCCACTACAGCTCCCACATTAGTCACATACGCTGCCTAGTAGATATATCACTGTTGATATCTATGCAAATGGTAAAATGGACCAACGCCTCTACAGCCAAGCCAGCACCCTACTGCGCAATGATGAGAGGCAAAATCCCCcaaagtctgtctgtacatggttatcttctcCTTCAGGACAAGACTCCGGCTTTGACTTAtattcagtcattgttacaaggcttcttaagaggtctgacattgacttacaagaatgctgccttccaataggtggtactatagaggcattgctccatctgccatttgcataaatttcccagagcaaCATGCATGGCTTATAGGTCTTCTCAGTAGTTGCTTTCTCTAAGGATACCATACCCTTCCCAACCTGTCGATATCTAGAGCTTCTTATCCAATTGCTGCTCTCTAACTCCTGGATCTTTTACTTCTGTCTCTTTTACTGTCCTTTTACATAGACAAAATCTGCACATCGTGTCCCACTGGTTGGCATGCCATGGGTTCTTCATGCTATTACCTCTCGGAGGAAAAAAAGACTTGGTATGGAGCCCGAAATGAATGCTACAAAATTGACTCCTTTCTTGCCATGATCACGGACAGGAAGAAATCTGTGAGTGTTctaaattagagttgagcgaacatattctgttgagcttgatgctcgtttgagtattagcgtacttgatggtgctcgttactcgaacgagcatcaaatcgtgttcgacctcgccccagcttttggctcctccccgctgtgacatgcctattTTGGCCCCTTCCGCCACAACGCAGGGCACGTCATttgaacatttttggtctggcaggaaggggaagggaaaggggaagagagagagagagagagagagagagaaacacgaaccaagaaaaaaaaaagcttgggacccagcgtcccacatactaaaatgctcgaatctcccattgtagtcaatggggtttgttactcgagtagagctctcgaattttacggaaagctcgactcgaataacgtggcccctagcatttgggtgctcgctcatctctattctacaAGTATGCAATAAACAGCTGTGTTGCTGAGTCTATATATTTATAGACTCTGTTTATCAAATTAGTATATAAATAGTAGTTTTAGCTTAAATAAATGGTCTGATTTTCTGCAAATAACAGTGCCACTCTTATTTcataggctgtgtgtggtattacagctcagttaCATTCACTTGAATATGTGCAAAACCATATACAGCTTACGAAGAAGAGTGCTATTGTTTCAGAAAAAAGAACAACCCTCTTGAGGCTCGTCTAGAAAACCTTCTTTAAGTAACAGTAATAGAACtctgccttaaagggaacctatcaccaagATTGTATCTCCCAAACCAAGAATAAAGTCTGAACGTGCATACTCACCCATGTACCTGAGATGTTATACTGATGTCCTATCTGAAGGACCACTATGTTTGTTTCGGTTAcctttaaagcccactttctTTCAGAGCCACATTTACCCTGCTGGTTGTGGAATTCATAATTCCCAAAGTTCTGTACTAAGAAGAGAACTTACTCTTCTCAATACCTATGATAACACTGTCTTATTTTACTGAGAATGTAGTTCTGGGAATGAAGAGTAAAATCCACTCTAAGGTCAAATTCAGCTTAATGTATTTGCTGATGCTTTATTGTAGGATTCTCTGAATACGTTGTTTACCGGTTCCATAAGATACTGGATAGGACTGCGACGAGACCCCAAGAATATTCACATCTGGAAGTGGTTAGATGGGACAGAAGTGACCTTTACGTAAGTACAGCTACTCGATCTATCTACACTCATTTACAAATAATGCACCAAGAAGGAGCTGTTGGAATCGGATGAAATCTTGTATGTATGATTGTAATGAGGATATAAGTGTTTACAACATTAGAGTGAAAGGACaaatttattggggaaaactatacaattgaaaggaggctctagtacgcctctagtttggatgcataATGAGATACaattgggcatggaggcatacaggctccatATGTTATCCTGAAACATATTTGCCCACAGATTTTGCAACTCGGCCTCTACATCCTGCACACTGATAGGCTACCAAAGCTGACATCCCAGCTagtcccataaatgctcaattagTGATAAATGTGCCATCTAGGCAggccaaggaagtgtggcaaCCTGATAGAGGCATTCCTGGGAACCCCTTGCTGTGTATAGGCAAGCATTATCTTACTAAaaaatgcctgttggaagccTGTCATGAAAAGCAACACGTGACCACAGGATTTCCTGCACGTCACTGAGATGTTAGTGTCACTTGTATTCGAATGATGattgactgttgtatgcaatggctccccaaatcatcacaccagcagtagggATAGTGGGtcactccacaacaaaggcaggattgtagCACTCACCACAAGGACTGCATACTCAAACACGACTGTGGTCGGCTTCCAAACAGAACCTGgaatcatcactgaagacaatatTGGTTCCAGTCAGTATCAGTCCAGGTTTATCATTCATAACATCACTGTAAACTAAGGTGAAGGTGTTGGGGttgcagtgtcccatagggagaccccgaacACCTGACATTCGTGGGGAGGTGGGAGGGTTTAGTGCTaacgtgtcacggtggcacttaccagactctttCTTGGAGAGACACATGCAGCCAcagccagagtatcactgcaggctaCCTTAGACACCCCTAGGGTAGGGAAATGCCCACTGAACAGGagaacaggggttgtagttgtcactgtTCCTACACACACTTTATCATCCTCGGTGGATAATAtattcagccacagacagttctgagTACCTTGGGTCtctaggaacggttagagcccGGTATATAATTTACTTGAaaacagataatacaaggcagttcaatctttagactttacagtgcaggcaaaatgAATTCAGaatgtagtacctccacacggctctcatatactcaaagacgcacatgtgtgaacagagattattttcttgcagtacctccaccccaacttggagatgcgtgggtgtgacaattaagggtgtacctctatgtgGTTATTCAGACCTCAGACAGCCACGTAGGAATAAGTAGtgcctctgcactggccttgagaagaaatagttacttacaaatgctctctcactcTTAGGGCTCACTCCATTTACATCCAGTCTACAAGCTtcacaggaaatctctcctcctcttccatcttcaccacaggaAGGCTGAaagtgcctccatgtggctctgtgttaggtggaactcaggtggcagacaagatggaagaccgctttcaaacactcacatttataacctcctctcgtaccacgtgacatgacatagcttgatacatttacatgcaggctttggattttattaaacacttaacccttctagcgctgcagctggggaacacacatactggaaataacgAGACAGGTTTACACagcgcatccacataagacattcatgtatgacaattatggaggggaccaggatgatgtactggatCACTACAGAGTGTCAATGTAAATATGTTTCttacatcagcctaggcaaatatatatatattcacctttaAAGGAAatagctaccgtgttttcccgatagtaagacacccccgattgtaagacgtatcgggggtttcaggggggtcggctaatataagccgtaccccgaaagtaagacatatgtcttactttcggggaaacacgggggtattgccgcctccctctcatctagctgcgcgccgcctcctgcccacgtccgtagacaaccccaatgcaggggttaaaaaaaaacccggttagtacttacccgaatcccggcggtccggcgtcttcatactcacctgctgaagatggccgccgggatcttctgtctcggtggaccgcagagcttctgtgcggtccattgccgattccagcctcctgattggctggaatcggcacgtgacggggcggagctacacggagccggcatccagcacgagcggccccattgaagaaagcagaagacccggactgcgcaagcgcgtctaatttggccattagacgccgaaaattagacggctccatggaaacgaggacactagcaacggagcaggtaagtgaaaaacttcttataacttctgtatggctcataattaatgcacaatgtacattacaaagtgcattaatatggccatacagaagttttttccaatttttttccaatataagacataccccgaaagtaagacatagtggggcttttggggataaaaagaaagtaagacactgtcttactttcggggaaacacggtagcagttaaatggttaactggttcaatattgtacactggtgtgtgtgttggctTCTTGTGCGCTATCCACAACACACACTCCTGCGCACCTTTCCCACAGGAGAGCGCTCTGGGGCCCCCAGCACTGATAAGGAAAAGCTACTTGCACAATGAACACAGTTTGTTCTCATCTAGTTAGAGGTGACATGTTTGGTAGCGGCATACACCTGgggcattaacatatgttaatcatagtCATTACctactaagccaatcatgagtcgTTATGATGTTTGGGGACGTACATGTAATTGGTGCACCATGTTCAACTATATCTATATTGTGATATTAAAAATAAAGCAGAAGGGTATTAGAGAATAACTGATAACATGAGTCAAGGTCAAATGCATTTTCGTttatgaagcttctcattataaccagtTGATACCAGAATATgatattattcccataacaaCACGTAATGGAAACTGTGACACCAGATTTCCTTCttctaagcacctggaaatggtccgTGCACAGACAGGGGTCTGTAATTAAGCTGCCACCTGTtactggatggtggacaacaaatcTGTTGcatctgctcatgcttgtcagcggatcaattaaaggagatgtctcgaggaagcagtcaatttttttttttgcccagtcccccctattaaacacacattactaagcccccctgtaaatgacatttctagctggttcgtacttaccgttccagcgtttcagcaacttatataaGTTTCCTCaaaatggccgccggctctttccccgtcgctcgctgcagcccgacgtgcgcgctcccgagacgccgccagctgtgtctccatggcaaccggacgcatcgcagccgccgaccagacgcccaccgccaggcagcaggtaagcggcgctagcccccggctccccagcgctagaccctcagcccaggtgaaggccccggagcccagcgctaggttccggagcccagcgctagttcccccggcctagcggcagccccccccggcctagcgacagcccggcgcagcggcagcccccccccggcctagcgctagttcccgaatcgcagcgacagcccccccatcgcagcgacagccccccccggcctagcgctagttcccgaatcgcagcgacagcccccccggcctagcgacagcccccccatcgcagcgacagccccccccggcctagcgctagttcccccatcgcagcgacagcccccccggcctagcgacagcccccccggcgcagcccggcgcagcgacagcagcccggcgcagcgacagcagcccggcgcagcggcagccccccccggcgcagcccggcgcagcggcagtcccccccgacccatcacttacctgggaggcttctcggggcggctgggctgggctggtcttctccgctgggcagctccagtttctgcaccttcctctaacagaggatggtgcagaatggccgctccagcgcgctcccgagcagtgacagctcttctgcgcatgcgcagaagagctgtagcggggagcacactgaagcggctcgtgctgaatggagaagaccggactgcgcaagcgcgtctaaaaaagcaagctgccggcgaatttagacggaaccatggagacgaggacgctagcaacggagcaggtaagtggaataacttctgtatggctcatatttaatgcacaatgtacattacaaagtgcattaatatggccatacggaagtgtataaccccacttggtttcgcgagaccacccctttaatcctCAGTACTATTGGTCTGTCTGGGCCGTCCGGAGCCTGTGCACCGTATGTGTGTGCCCTCAtgtaaccactgctcccaacacctccaacAGCTTGGTCAGAAGGACCTAGATTGGAGGCAAATCATCAAAATGACATccagcttctctcattccaattatatgccccctctcaaagtctgtttACTGGGCAAAATATCTTTGAGTGCATCGTAAAGGCATGTCTATTGATCAACGATCTCTCAACCAAAGGTCCACTACACAAAGGTAGCCTCTGAGGTCAACAGGGGAAGCACTTTTATGTCCTCTGGTAGCAAGACCCCcacatctaatcacaccacaactgtaatcatttacatatctgcctaggACATAACCGTTTGCTGGGTTTTGCAGCAATCCGATATTTCTATCTGATTGCATTGACCTCAAtgagtctatctgtctatctcagtTGTAAGACAGTAGGATCTCTTGTACTGAAGTGCTCTACGCTTTGGTCGGTGTCCAGGACCATTAGAATTCTGCCGTTCATTGACATGtattgttaaaggggctgtcccgcgaaagcaagtgggtctatacacttctgtatggccatattaatgcactttgtaatgtacattgtgcattaattatgagccatacagaagttataagaagttattcacttacctgttccgttgctagcgtcctcgtctccatgctgccgtctaattttcggcgtctaatctccagattagatgcgcttgcgcagtccggtcttctgcttttctcaatggggccgctcgtcccggagagcggctcctggtagctccgccccgtcacgtgccgattccagccaatcaggaggctggaatcggcaattgaccgcacagaagagctgcggtccacggagggagaagatcccggcggccatcttcaaccggtaagtaagaagtcaccggagcgcggggattcaggtaagcgctgtgcggatttttttttaggtccctgcatcgggtttgtctcgcgccgaacgggggggctgttgaaaaaaaaaaaaaaaacgtttcggcgcgggacaacccctttaatacagtaaAAATTCCTTTCATCCCTGGAGGTAGAGATTTTTGGTCATTTATTTTTCATATATTTGCAGAAACTGGGCAGTGAATCAACCCGACTATCTTGACCCATGGCAGCATTGTGGAGCAACCTCGTCAGGACCCTGGAATGATGTAAACTGTAATTTCTTCCGAAATTATATCTGTGAAAAGAAACGATCCTGTTGAGTTTAGTTAATAAATACTCTGATAATAAACAAGTACCGAATGAATCAATGAGGATTATGATCAAACACATCAGCTGACTTTGCATTTGATAGttgaacttttattttatttaaagtgTATCTGAATTTTCAGCGAGTATTCTACAATAAACCAAGTCCTCCTTACTCTCTCAGTTCCTGCTGTTTGCACAATTTCTCATGTCTGTAAGCtcttattttcaggtggtctttccCATTTTTTTGCTGCCCTGTttttttgcaatccactttcatgcaGAAGTCGTGTAGCagacctagcattctgccagtagttcactgtcctgacctACTTGCCCTTATTTCCCATGTTGCATAGCACAGCCTGTAGTTTAATTGGCAGggtggcagtatctgaatgcccgcctCTTTGCTCTACCAGAATGATTCAGTCTTTTTGGCCAAATGGTGAGTGaacccaatataatgtgtgtacaGACATCCACAGGAGGGTCTGAGATTGTGTAGATTGTTATCACAGCATCTGCAGATCTGGCAGTCTGCTACCTCTGAGTGCATGGAAGCCCCCCTGTCCTGTATAGATAGCTCCTCACCctgtaatggaaaatatttgatTCTAAAATATTTGGTTATGTTATACGAATTAAAAACTACAgacaccattgaaatataccaggagaagcTACTTCACAAGCTAGGTTGTGTAACTATACTgagggacatatgtctagatgagataagaatatccAGGAGCTTCCACATGTTGGCTCAAGGAGCCCTACCAGAAATATCAAGATACTAGGGggggttgacgcctcacactaAGAATAGAGaataatgtaaatatatatatatatatgtaggtgtacatgtatgtgtgtatgcctaTATGTATATAAGTGACATTTGAAATATTACGCCACAGAATCATCCTGTAATGTATTGCACAGATCGTGTGGCCATATTCTTGGCTAAGGGAAACATATGttgagataagataagaacttcgagCTACTTAGGCCTCTCAGCACTCTGTCAGGAGGTTATTTACTGCTGACTTGGAAGTTTCTAGAAGATATGTAAATGAAGGATggaaaactaaccaataaacgggcatagttaattgtccaatgatgctgCGACCCTCCAATGTAAGGGGGCTACAAATAAAATGCCCAACTTCtatttgttgggaattctttgatgaatccataactgtctgggctctgtcatttaattcctccgtcatatgacgtactgaactctaggtgtgggcagccctactgcacgggccaCCTGGAATTcagtcacaaggtacactctgctgtccctcatcaggctattgccgtagcatgggtcatatgacgtcattcacaaggtacactccgctttccctaaacggccatatatttttgccgtaACACACCCCTTTTGCTATTCCGGGTTACTACAGAAGCTGTGTACCTAATGAGAGATAGTAAATTGCAGAGACGCTGGAAGgatgacccctagtggcagctacttCAACTGTGATTTACACTGGTAAAACGGCAACATttgtaatgcaagtatattacagaaatgatgagactaacataaGCTAGTGCAGTGTCCCAGAGGGTAACTCCAGGCACTAATATaattgcatcacagaaggggaaatcaagaattcaaaacaattacagaaaatgacctttacttactgggtgaggagtgcatatagatccatcctcctctcaccatgcaggtagctgactaccaaatggaggagccaataacacctgtgcgggacaccgataagacagccactcacactgtctcttgataatgagggggggtggatgcttggtgtaaactcccacacatagtggatacagggtgccagaccattctgatatatgtagttcaccatgcagactagcaacctattaatgacgccatgataattcggcgggttgccctgcatttccttcagtgaaccacattggtactgccaccctgggctccccctggagtcttaaagccacactagatgtgaatgatagataataaatgcaaggcattggttggatgttggccaagatacatgagcccactaaccactccacttttttaaaatacGGGTGCAGGTAGACAGAAgattagaggtcagggaggaaactcagaatGAAACCAGTCCTGCAGTCTTAGTTGTCTGCTGGGAACCggtcctggaaggggaactctccagaggaggataagagtagggtcactccacagacactcctaAAGTACAGAACCTCTGCACGGTGCTTGGCTCTCTGCTTTCATGCTCTCTCTCTCAGTATCTCTTCCTTTCTATTTGGCCCCTGGCATTCGGATCCTCTGGgttcctctcagcctcttccattcttcccCACATGAAGGTACTTAGAATGGAACATTTCTCACACCCAAAATTCCACATATTTATAAAGTCTCTCATATCACATGACTAGtcaaatattgatacattttcAGGCATCTCCCAATCTCATGCAAACATTTAACTCTTTATTTGCTGCAGCTGTTCAATACATATAACATTAGACAaggcaatttgcacagtgcatccacaaaagacatgacatgtatgacacttatggaggggccagcaacataCACTCTCATCTacactagtagatgagcagaagttgtctgaaaagttagtgtcacTTTAACCCTCCTTCATAACCCTGGCCCCAGTGGCGTCCCATATACAGGTCACATGAGCTTGTAGTTAATCCACGTAAACGGGATGTCATTGATAGCATCTTGTTGGTCATAGGCTAAAGCAATCACATGGATTGCCAGTGCTAACTACTAAGCAACCGTGCTGCCAACTACGTGGATATAATAGATGGGGCGTAGCATTTGGCATCAACTTCAATTATCTACTGTATAAAACCACTACAGACTATCTCAAGACTTGTTGGCGGTTTTCCCCCATCAGAATATCTTATTGTGGATGAAGAGTAATACCAGCGGGACCCTTATTGATCAGCTCATCGTTGGGGCAGCTTTTCCTGCCCCTTCTTTGGTGGTGGTTTAGGTAATACAATAAAGCAGCAGCAGGCTACTCTTACTGGAGTCACAATGTGTGTATTGTGCTGATGCAATGCAGAATTTTAATGCTCTTGCTCTCCTGCACCTTGCAAGCAAGGGGGTAGTTCAATGAGAATGCCCATACATGTATAACACTGTGATCAGAAATCTGTTTCTGCACAACTATCAGTTGGGGCATTTGGGCAGCACCGTCTAGAGGCAAAGGCTGGAGAAAAGTAACAATTATGATCACCACACCTCAGGGGTGTCAACAGACGAAAGGACTTGGTCAGTTTTTAATGCACAGGCAAAATGCCTTGGAACACACATAGTTAAATTGGCTACACAGGATAACTGCCAGTCAGGTGAGCAGAACAAGGAATTAGGATGGTTTTTTATAGGAGGTGCTGGATGAGTGCCATGATGTTTAGTGGGAGGAGCTAGTGAGGAGAAAAGCCCGTTGTTTTCCCACCAGTGAGGAGAGTCGAAGTGGGTGCATCCTGTTGTAGCTGTGCCAGTTTATAGAAGTGGTAGATAGTTCCAGCACATCACTGCAGACCCCTGGGGGATCGATCCACAGGGTATGCCACAAATGTCTGATACATGTGAGATTTACCTCTGGGACTTGCACCCATGGCTCCCACAATTTTTCAGGGGCCCCTTATCGGAATACCAACCAGTCCCCCATCACACCCTCGTCCACCAACTCTCTACCCCCATAAAAATGTTGTTACGGTACCCTGCATGTTTTAATCA
The nucleotide sequence above comes from Eleutherodactylus coqui strain aEleCoq1 chromosome 2, aEleCoq1.hap1, whole genome shotgun sequence. Encoded proteins:
- the LOC136612708 gene encoding C-type lectin domain family 17, member A-like; the encoded protein is MIGISELQQHTMEEQDNLNTKVANLSNLIDKICTSCPTGWHAMGSSCYYLSEEKKTWYGARNECYKIDSFLAMITDRKKSDSLNTLFTGSIRYWIGLRRDPKNIHIWKWLDGTEVTFTNWAVNQPDYLDPWQHCGATSSGPWNDVNCNFFRNYICEKKRSC